Part of the Desulfurispira natronophila genome is shown below.
CACACACCCTGCTGGCCTGAATTTGCCTGTCATCGGCATCCACAAAGTAGCTTACCACTATGCCTGCGTCACGCAACCTGGCGGTAGCTCGCTCCAGCTCCTGACTCTGGGCCAGCACGTCCAGTCCACCTTCTGTAGTGAGCTCAGCCCGCTTTTCCGGCACCAGGGTCACCTGGCGGGGGCGAACCTCAGTGGCGATAGCTACCATTTCATCGGTACAGGCCATCTCCAGATTAAGCGAGGTGCTTATGGTGGCAGCTATCAAATGCACATCCCGATCCTGGATATGACGGCGATCCTCCCGCAAATGGATAGTAATGGAATCAGCTCCACCCAGCTCTGCCAGGCAGGCCGCTGCCACCACTTCCGGATCGTGTCCCATGCGGGCCTGACGGACCGTTGCCACATGATCCACATTGATCCCCAGTTTTACCATCTTCAGGCCCTCCCGCTAATTTCTGTCACAATGCAATCGGCAATGTCGTTGGCGTGCCGCTGCAGTGTATCCTCGTTATCCCCTTCCAGCATAACCCGCACCTTGGGCTCCGTGCCGGAGTAGCGTACCAGCACCCGACCACTGCCCTGCAGGACCTGCTCTACACGGCCAATCAGCTCCTGGCTGCGGGGCAACTCCTGCAGGGGAACCTTCTTATTCACCTGGCGGTTCACCAGAACCTGAGGGAACCGTTCAATATGGCTAGCCAGCTCATCAATATGGCGGCCATTCTCTACCATAATAGCCAGCACCTGAAGGGCACTGATCACGGCATCACCAGTGGTGGCATAGTCCAGAAAAACCAGATGCCCCGACTGCTCTCCGCCCAGATTGAAGCCACCGTAACGCATACGATCCAGCACGTAGCGGTCGCCAACATCAGTGCGAATGAGTTTGAGATCCAGGGTTCCCAAAAAACGCTCCAACCCAATGTTACTCATAACAGTGGCTACGACCGCCCCTCCTTTGAGCAAGGAACGCTGCTGCATAAATTGAGCGGCTATACCTATGATCTGGTCGCCATCCACCACCTTGCCAAAACGATCCACCACGATAAGTCGATCGGCATCGCC
Proteins encoded:
- a CDS encoding pyridoxine 5'-phosphate synthase; protein product: MVKLGINVDHVATVRQARMGHDPEVVAAACLAELGGADSITIHLREDRRHIQDRDVHLIAATISTSLNLEMACTDEMVAIATEVRPRQVTLVPEKRAELTTEGGLDVLAQSQELERATARLRDAGIVVSYFVDADDRQIQASRVCGAQAVEIHTGHYADAGSDAEFRHELQRIVQASALALDQGLQLNAGHGLNYANVAPIAAIDGMNELNIGHSIVSRAIFVGMEAAVRQMRQCVDRAVLGKQRT